The Flexibacter flexilis DSM 6793 DNA segment CATTGCCCCCAAAATTCGGGTTGTGGGCGGAAGTGGATTGCTATTCCAGCCTATGAGTGTAGCCGAATAATTACTACAATTCATACCACAGTTATCCAGCATATTATTCATGTTTACAGCAGTGTTGAATGTCCATGCCCCTATATTTTGATTAAAAGAGGTGGCATTCCAAAACATACCAGACATATTGGTAACCTTGCTTATATTCCAATTCCCAATATCTTGATTAAAGATATTGGCGTTTTGAAACATATATGACATATCGGTAACATTAGCAGTATTCCACGCCCCAATATTTTGATTGAAAGCTTTAGCATTTTGAAACATATATGACATATTGCTAACATTGCTTGTATTCCAATTTCCAATATTTTGGTTAAAAGCCATAGCATATAGAAACATACTACTCATATTGGTAACATTGGCTGTATTCCAAGCACCAATATTTTGATTAAACGCGTCAGCATTAGAAAACATACCACCCATATTTTTAACATTGGTGGTATTCCAATTTCCAATATTTTGGTTAAAAGCAGTAGCATTATAAAACATACCACCTATTTCGGTAACATTACTTGTATTCCAAGTGCCTATGTCTTGGTTAAAAGCAGTAGCATTATAAAACATACTATTCATATTGGTAACATTACTTGTATTCCAATTTCCAATATTTTGGTTGAAAGCTGTTGCGTTTTGAAACATACTATTCATAATGGTAACATTACTTGTATTCCAATTGCCAATATTTTGATTGAAAGAAGTGGCATTTCGAAACATATATGACATAATGGTAACATTATTTGTATTCCAATTTCCAATATTTTGGTTAAAAGCAGTAGCATTATAAAACATACCATACGTATTGATAGTATTACTTGTATTCCAATTTCCAATATCTTGATTGAAGGCTGTTGCATTTTGAAACATACTATTCATATTAGTAACATTAGTGGTATTCCAAGCACCAATATTTTGGTTGAAAGCAGTAGCATTTACAAACATACTACTCATATTAGTAACATTAGTGGTATTCCAAGCACCAATATTTTGGTTAAAAGCAGTAGCATTATAAAACATATATGACATATTGGTAACATTGCTTGTATTCCAGTTTCCAATATTTTGGTTGAAAGCAGTAGCATTATAAAACATATATGACATATTGGTAACATTACTTGTATTCCAATTGCTAATATTTTGGTTGAAAGCAGTAGCATTATAAAACATATATGACATATTGGTAACATTACTTGTATTCCAATTGCTAATATTTTGGTTAAAAACCGTGGCATTTTGAAACATATATGACATATTAGTTATATTACTTGTATTCCATGTGCCTATATTGCTGGGCGAATTTAGATTGGTACAGTTCGCAAACATATAACTCATGTTCATAACTCCCCCCAAATTAGGCACGTCGATAGCCGTTACTTGCATATTGGCACAGCCATAAAATGCAGTCTGCATACTTGTCCAAGCCACGCCGCCCCATTGTGCTACCTCCAGTAGCCTATTGCGGTCTGTGCCGTAGCTTATATTAATTCGTTGAAAGTTGGTGGGAGCTATCTCAAGCTGAATAGTTGCGCCTGTGGGCAGCCCTGTGATGGTAAGTGTAGCACCACTCCATGAGCCGCTACCCGAAGCCGTACCGGGGGAAAGTTCTTGCCAAGTATAGTTTACTGTGCCGCTGGTGACAGTGCCTATGCTCAGTTGCGTAGTGCCAGAACCCGCCGTGGCTAAGTTCCATTTCGTAATAAAGTTTTGGGCGGTTGCCGCCGTTTGCCAAAGGCAGAGCATTACTACAAAAACGATTAATTTGTAGGTGTTTTTCATATTGCGTAAGGTTTCTATGTTTTGTTGTCAAAAAAACGTACAAATATAGAATAGATTATTGTGTTTTTATTCTAAATACAGAATAATACCAAATTTTAATTGACTTTTTTCTGATAAAAATAAAGAGAGATTTTGTAATGTAATTACCAATAGAGGCAAATAATGCACCTTTTTTAGCAAAAAATCATGAAAACTAATGTGAAGTTATGCTACTTTTGGGGCTGCCTTACGAAGTGTTTTTGTTCGGAGTGCTGTGGCCTTTACCCACAAAAAAACACCAAACCCGCAGCAAGATGTTAGAATCCTACTGCGGGTTTGGCGTTTTCTAAAAAATATGTTCAGGGCATTAAAACACGTCCAGAACTTTTACGGGTTTGTCGCGAAACGAAAAAGATTCGCCTTTGCGCATTCCGTTTACGGCCTTGAAAAGTGGCGCAGACGGCGAAATCGCGAAATATACTTTGCCATCTATTTTGATTTGGCCTAAGCTAATCGAAATAAAAAGCGATTGCGCTTCCGTGATAATCACCGTACCGAAAGAGGCCGTATCGTATTCTTTTTGCGGGTCCACTTTGTTGAGCAAAGCCAATTCTTCCAATGACTTTTCGTATTGTTTGGCGAACATATCGCGTTTGTTTTGCATTTCCTCGCGGTACGAATCGAACAATTTTTCTTCGGTGTTATCGTCGTGTTCGTTGGCACTTTCTTGCGCGTCGAGCATGGCGTTACGGGCATTGTTCACAATGTCGCGTTGCATCTTGAAGCATTCGGCCAACAACTTCTTTTTCAGTTCGATATGTGGGTTTTCCATTGTCTATTGTATTATAGAGTAAATCAATTTGGAGAGGTATCCTTTTGGGCATTAAAGTCCAAAATAAGGCTGCAAAGCTACAAAAAACTCTGATTTTGGACTTTATTTTTCAGAAAGAATTTATTCAATAATCATGAGTTTGGCAAAACTCAACAGCAAGGTTTTGTCGCCGAGCAAATCAAAATGCACTAAGGCTTTTTTGTCGGGGCTGGCCATGTCCACGGTTTTGACCGTCCCAAACCCAAATTTTTGATGCTCTACGCGCATTCCGTCGCGCAAACGTCTCAAATCCGACGGCACAAAATTCTCCGACGGCACATAAGCCGCAGGGCGGCTCACGGGGTTAGTTGCGATTTTGGTAACGCCACCGCGCACGCTGCTCAGGTTGCGACTGGAGGCCGTGCGGTCTAAACTCGTCGGCAAGCTGCGTTGCTGAATTTTGAGATATTGACGGTCTATTTCTTCCAAAAAACGACTTGGCTCGCAGGACTGCAAATTCCCGTAGCGATAACGCGACGTGGCAAACGACAACGTAAGTTTGTGTTCGGCACGTGTTACGGCCACATAAAACAAACGGCGTTCTTCCTCCAAATCTTGGCGGCTGCCTATCATCATACTGGACGGAAACAAACCTTCTTCCATGCCCACCACATATACATTCTTGAACTCCAGTCCTTTAGCCGAGTGAATCGTCATGAGCGTTACGCGGTCTTTGTCTTCGTCGTTGTCCGTGTCTGCGTCCGTAATTAAGGCCACTTCCTGCAAAAATGAACCCAAACGTGTGTCTTCGCGCTCTGGATTGGCCGTAAATTCCTTGATGGCGTTGAGCAATTCTTGTACGTTTTCGTAACGCGAAAGCCCTTCTACGGTTTTGTCTTCGTATAATTCGCGTAACATTCCAGATTCTTTGGCTACTTGTGCGGCCACTTCGTAAGCGTCGCGGGCTTCTGCCGAAATGCGGAAAGCTTTTATCAAATCCACAAAACCTTGTATGGCTGAGGCCGTACGGCCTTGCAATACTTTATCCACTTCGCTCAGCACCGTCCAAAGTGTAACGTCGTTTTCGTTGGCAATGACGATGAGTTTGGCCAGCGTCGTGTCGCCGATGCCGCGTTTGGGCAAATTAATGACGCGTTTGAGAGCTTCTTCGTCGTTGTGGTTGATAATCAGGCGCAAATACGCAATCAGGTCTTTAATTTCTTTGCGTTGATAGAAAGACAAACCACCCACAATGCGGTATTTGATATTCAAGCGGCGCAAAGCCTCTTCCATCGAACGGGATTGGGCATTGGTGCGGTACAAAATCGCAAAATCGCGGTTGCGAAGGTTGTGTTGTGCTTTTTCTTCAAAAATAGCGTTGGCGATGAGCTTGCCTTCTTCCGTATCCGAACTGGCCTTGATTACGTCAATTTTCGTGCCTTCGGGATTGCTCGTCCACACGTTTTTGCGCAACTGCTTGGTATTGTGTTTGATAATGGAATTGGCTGCTTCTACGATGGTTTGCGTAGAACGATAATTTTGTTCCAACCTAAAAATTTTGAGGTCGGGATAATCGTTCTCGAAATTGAGAATGTTCTGAATATCAGCCCCCCGAAACGCATAAATACTTTGCGCGTCGTCGCCTACCACACAAATATTCTGATGGACTGCCGCCAGTTTTTTGGTAATCAAATATTGCGAAACGTTCGTGTCTTGGTACTCGTCCACCATCACGTACTGAAACTTTTGTTGATATTTATTCAGCACGTCTAAGTGATTGCGAAACAGTACGTTTGTATTGAAAAGTAAATCGTCAAAATCCATTGCACCCGCTTTAAAGCAACGTTCGGCATAGATTTTATAAATACGTCCCATTTCTGGCCGCCCAGAGGCGATGTCATCTTCTTTGTAAATGGGATTGCTCAAATATTCGTTTACAGAAACCAAACGGTTTTTGGCTGCCGAAATTCGCGCCAACACCATAGACGGCTTGTAAACTTTATCGTCCAAATGCAGCTCTTTGACAATGCTTTTGAGCAAAGATTTAGAGTCTTCCGAGTCGTAAATCGTAAAATCGGAAGGGTAATTGATTTTGTCGGCTTCGATGCGCAGAATTTTGGAAAAAACCGAGTGAAACGTTCCCATCCAAATATTACGCGCCTCCGTGCCAACTACTTTTTCGATGCGTTGGCGCATTTCGCTGGCGGCCTTGTTGGTAAAAGTAAGGGCTAAAATATGGAAAGGTTCTACACCTTTAGCTATCAGATGCGCAATGCGATAGGTCAGTACGCGGGTTTTGCCCGACCCAGCTCCCGCAATAATCATGGTAGGGCCTTCGGTATTGACTACGGCTTCGCTTTGTGCCTCGTTGAGTCCGTCCAAAAAATCGCTCATAGCGGATTTGTTGTTTATTTTGATGAATTGAAAATAGTTGCTTGAATCCAAGGCAACCCGCCCGAAAACGGTTTGGCAAAATTAGGAAATATAAACGCAATAATGGTTAGAAGTGTTCATTACATCTGGAAAGCAAGCTGTATAGTTAATAAATTAACCAATAATTTGATTTGCTAAAATCAACTTTATAGTTTTATTATAACTGTATTGTTGCTATATTTAAAATTGTATAGTTGTTTTTTATTTTAAAGCATTCTACCTTTGTGTACAGTTAATCAAAGAAAAGAGAATGGTGACAGAAGAAGATGTTAATTGTTTTTTGAGAGAATTTAAAGAAAAGATGAAGATTTATGAAGTGTTATTTATTAATAGGGAGAAGAACACTAATACGTTATTAGCCTTAGAAATTACACCTAATAAACGAATAGAAATACTAAAAGCATTACAAGCTAAAGATTATAGCGAGGGCCCAAAGCCAGAAATATTGTATAATGGGGCTGATATGTGGGTATTTGGCTACTTGCTAAAAAAGAAAGAAATTTATATTAAGATTACTATGGGACAGACCAATAACCCAGTAATCTGTATTTCATTTCATATAGCTGAGCATAAAATGTCTTATCCTTTTAAAACCAATAAGCACAATGAAAAGTCCAATCACAGGCAAAGAAATGACATTGATTAAGGAGAAAAAGTCAATGAATTTCAGGAAAGAAACCTTTGAGGTTATTTTCCATTATTATAAATGTGAAGACAGTGGAGAAACATTCACAACCACGGCATTAGATAATTTGAATATAAGTCAAGTATACAATCAGTATAGAGACAAACATAATATTCCATTTCCTGAAGAAATAAAAAAAATCAGAGAAAAATATGGTGTTTCGGCAACTAAAATGTCTGAAATCTTAGGGTTTGGAGTAAACACATACAGGCAATATGAAGCAGGTGAGATACCAAGTTCCGCCAATGCAAGATTGATACAAGTGGTGAATGAGCCAGAACAGTTTATTTCTATGCTAAAATTATGTGATACATTCGATGACAAACAAAAAGAAAAATATATCAATAAAGCGTTGTCTTTGCTTGAATATCAGAATAGAGAAAGTTTTGCCAGTCTTAAAAACTATCTGCTCGGAGAGCATTTAGCCGATATTTATTCTGGATATAAAAATCCTAATCTTAATAAGTTTGCAGAGATGGTGATTTATTTTGCGGATAAGACTCAGCCATTTAAAACAAAGATGAACAAGCTCTTATTTTATGCAGATTTTTTAATGTTCAAACAAACATGCTTTTCGATTAGTGGTATAAGATACAAAGCGAGAGAGATGGGGCCAGTTCCTTATAACTTTCAAAGTATATTTGAATACTTAACCACTAATGGATACCTTGATATTTCTTATGTTCAGTTTAATCAAGGATATGTTGGCGAGCAATTTAGTTGTAGAAAGGATAGAAAATTTAATGCAGATTTATTCTCAGAAGAAGAGTTAAATGTCTTGGAAAAAGTTGCGTCATTTTTTAAATCCACAAAAACTAACGAAATTATAGAGTTTAGTCATAAAGAAAAAGCATGGATTAATAATATAAAAAACAAAGATATTATTAGCTATGAGTACGCCTTTGAGCTTTCAGAAATTTAACTATCTTCGCAACATACAGCTATTTTGTTGTTTATATAAATATTTGATATTCAATACAAATGGAAGCATTTTACATCATGTTGGCGGGTTCTTTGGTGGCCGTATCGTGTGCGCTGTTGGGCTGCTTTTTGGTGTTGCGCCGTATGGCCATGATTGGCGATGCTATTTCTCACGCGATTTTGCCAGGCATTGTGGCGGCTTTTTTGCTTTCTGGCCACCGCGATTCTATCACGATGCTGTTGGGTGCGGGACTTATCGGAATTTTCAGTACGTTTCTGATAGAATTTTTTCATAACACAGCCAAACTACAAACCGATGCTGCCATTGGCGTTACGTTTACGTGGCTTTTTGCGGCGGGGGTTATCCTGATTTCGGTTTTTGCGGGACAAATTGATTTGGATCAAGACTGCGTCCTGTACGGCGAAATCGCGTATATCCCGCTGGATTTGTGGTGGCTCGATCCCCAGACGCACATGGGGCCGCGTGTGGTTTGGGTGATGGCTGGGCTGCTGGCTTTGATTATTGCTTTTGTTTATTTTTTCTACAAACAATTGTTTATCACCACTTTTGACCCTGCGTACGCTGTGGCGATGGGCATTTCGGCTACACTTTGGCATTATCTTTTGATGGGGGCGGTTTCGCTGACGACGGTGGTAGCGTTTGAAGCGGTCGGGGCGATTCTGGTGGTGGCTTTGCTGGTCGTGCCTGCGGCAAGTGCTTATTTGCTTACCGAAAGTTTGCCCAAAATGCTTTGGTTGGCTGCTTTTTTTGGGGTGGTTTCGGCGGTTGGCGGTTACTACTTGGCCGTTTGGATAGATGGCTCTATTGCGGGGGCGATGTCGGTGGTGGCTGGGCTGTGTTTTGTGGCGGCTTTTGGCCTGAGCAAACTACAACGCCAACAGGCAACCCAAGCGCAAGTGGCCTAATTCATTTTACAATTTTCTAATAACAAAATTTACACGCCTGTTTTTGGCTCGGCCTTCTTCTGTGCTGTTTGGCGCGATGGGTTGGCTGCTGCCCGCACCGCGTGCGGCTACTTTTTCGGCAGGAATTTGTTTTTGTTGGATTAAAAAATCTGCAACGGCTTTGGCTCTTTTATCCGCCAAAATTAAATTATCGGATACATTTCCTGTACTGTCTGTATGTCCAATTATTTCTATATGAATAGCTGAATTAGTGCGAAACAGCGCGGCCAAACGCTCCAGTGCTGGCAAAGAACTTGGCAAAATATCAGATTTATTTACCTCAAAAAATAAATTGTCAATAGTCAAATCGCTGCCTTTTTGCAATGGCGTGAGTTCCAGATTTTTTTCAATAAAAGAATGGCTGCGCATTTCTA contains these protein-coding regions:
- a CDS encoding BspA family leucine-rich repeat surface protein — encoded protein: MKNTYKLIVFVVMLCLWQTAATAQNFITKWNLATAGSGTTQLSIGTVTSGTVNYTWQELSPGTASGSGSWSGATLTITGLPTGATIQLEIAPTNFQRINISYGTDRNRLLEVAQWGGVAWTSMQTAFYGCANMQVTAIDVPNLGGVMNMSYMFANCTNLNSPSNIGTWNTSNITNMSYMFQNATVFNQNISNWNTSNVTNMSYMFYNATAFNQNISNWNTSNVTNMSYMFYNATAFNQNIGNWNTSNVTNMSYMFYNATAFNQNIGAWNTTNVTNMSSMFVNATAFNQNIGAWNTTNVTNMNSMFQNATAFNQDIGNWNTSNTINTYGMFYNATAFNQNIGNWNTNNVTIMSYMFRNATSFNQNIGNWNTSNVTIMNSMFQNATAFNQNIGNWNTSNVTNMNSMFYNATAFNQDIGTWNTSNVTEIGGMFYNATAFNQNIGNWNTTNVKNMGGMFSNADAFNQNIGAWNTANVTNMSSMFLYAMAFNQNIGNWNTSNVSNMSYMFQNAKAFNQNIGAWNTANVTDMSYMFQNANIFNQDIGNWNISKVTNMSGMFWNATSFNQNIGAWTFNTAVNMNNMLDNCGMNCSNYSATLIGWNSNPLPPTTRILGAMNRRYSTNAAAARANLVLATASGGKGWTIIGDAAYTTTPALVASSQAITATQSCESAIYTNPSVSTQKLIGLNANGNASFAPTSVVLNNQGNLTGGSGTFSAAGSGYYQSTDASNTLRVSKRLHTVVATGSHTTNGGVIVRVYYNPTENNNMTATAWPISSPSVTSGWFKHSGSSAQDVLNDMAPTGLSNVEFITPTATGTESGVSYVEFTVTSFSTFGYYSQATTILPIKLISFKADCQQDNVTLRWATASETNNESFAIERSTDAKNWEVVGTLKGYGNSNERQQYAFVDKNPLSETAYYRLKQTDFDGKYSYSPTAMSNCGGKGADVFEVYPNPSTNGIFHVNSTATNGRILVTDALGKMILETSTTNEANTKLDLSGYGSGIYLVRLISDGGTQTQKVSISQ
- a CDS encoding ATP-dependent helicase, with amino-acid sequence MSDFLDGLNEAQSEAVVNTEGPTMIIAGAGSGKTRVLTYRIAHLIAKGVEPFHILALTFTNKAASEMRQRIEKVVGTEARNIWMGTFHSVFSKILRIEADKINYPSDFTIYDSEDSKSLLKSIVKELHLDDKVYKPSMVLARISAAKNRLVSVNEYLSNPIYKEDDIASGRPEMGRIYKIYAERCFKAGAMDFDDLLFNTNVLFRNHLDVLNKYQQKFQYVMVDEYQDTNVSQYLITKKLAAVHQNICVVGDDAQSIYAFRGADIQNILNFENDYPDLKIFRLEQNYRSTQTIVEAANSIIKHNTKQLRKNVWTSNPEGTKIDVIKASSDTEEGKLIANAIFEEKAQHNLRNRDFAILYRTNAQSRSMEEALRRLNIKYRIVGGLSFYQRKEIKDLIAYLRLIINHNDEEALKRVINLPKRGIGDTTLAKLIVIANENDVTLWTVLSEVDKVLQGRTASAIQGFVDLIKAFRISAEARDAYEVAAQVAKESGMLRELYEDKTVEGLSRYENVQELLNAIKEFTANPEREDTRLGSFLQEVALITDADTDNDEDKDRVTLMTIHSAKGLEFKNVYVVGMEEGLFPSSMMIGSRQDLEEERRLFYVAVTRAEHKLTLSFATSRYRYGNLQSCEPSRFLEEIDRQYLKIQQRSLPTSLDRTASSRNLSSVRGGVTKIATNPVSRPAAYVPSENFVPSDLRRLRDGMRVEHQKFGFGTVKTVDMASPDKKALVHFDLLGDKTLLLSFAKLMIIE
- a CDS encoding type II toxin-antitoxin system MqsR family toxin, encoding MVTEEDVNCFLREFKEKMKIYEVLFINREKNTNTLLALEITPNKRIEILKALQAKDYSEGPKPEILYNGADMWVFGYLLKKKEIYIKITMGQTNNPVICISFHIAEHKMSYPFKTNKHNEKSNHRQRNDID
- a CDS encoding type II TA system antitoxin MqsA family protein, whose protein sequence is MKSPITGKEMTLIKEKKSMNFRKETFEVIFHYYKCEDSGETFTTTALDNLNISQVYNQYRDKHNIPFPEEIKKIREKYGVSATKMSEILGFGVNTYRQYEAGEIPSSANARLIQVVNEPEQFISMLKLCDTFDDKQKEKYINKALSLLEYQNRESFASLKNYLLGEHLADIYSGYKNPNLNKFAEMVIYFADKTQPFKTKMNKLLFYADFLMFKQTCFSISGIRYKAREMGPVPYNFQSIFEYLTTNGYLDISYVQFNQGYVGEQFSCRKDRKFNADLFSEEELNVLEKVASFFKSTKTNEIIEFSHKEKAWINNIKNKDIISYEYAFELSEI
- a CDS encoding metal ABC transporter permease, whose protein sequence is MEAFYIMLAGSLVAVSCALLGCFLVLRRMAMIGDAISHAILPGIVAAFLLSGHRDSITMLLGAGLIGIFSTFLIEFFHNTAKLQTDAAIGVTFTWLFAAGVILISVFAGQIDLDQDCVLYGEIAYIPLDLWWLDPQTHMGPRVVWVMAGLLALIIAFVYFFYKQLFITTFDPAYAVAMGISATLWHYLLMGAVSLTTVVAFEAVGAILVVALLVVPAASAYLLTESLPKMLWLAAFFGVVSAVGGYYLAVWIDGSIAGAMSVVAGLCFVAAFGLSKLQRQQATQAQVA